One window of the Amycolatopsis mediterranei genome contains the following:
- a CDS encoding type I polyketide synthase yields MADEGQLRDYLKRAIADARDARTRLREVEEQAREPIAIVAMACRYPGGVSSPEDLWRLVAEGTDAVSAFPGDRGWDVDGLVDPDPDRPGTTYTDQGGFLHEAGLFDAGFFGISPREAVAMDPQQRLLLETSWEAIERTGTDPLSLKGSDIGVFTGVASMGYGAGGGVVAPELEGFVGTGAAPCIASGRVSYVLGFEGPAVTVDTGCSSSLVAMHLAAQALRRGECSMALAGGAMVMAQPGSFVSFSRQRGLALDGRCKAFSDSADGMGLAEGVGVIALERLSVARERGHRVLAVLRGIAVNQDGASNGLTAPNGPSQQRVIRAALAEAGLSPSDVDAVEGHGTGTTLGDPIEAQALLATYGKGRDPEKPLWLGSVKSNLGHTQAAAGVASVIKMVQALRHGVLPPTLHVDRPSTEVDWSAGAVSLLTEAREWPREGRPRRAGVSSFGISGTNAHLILEEAPEEEPPVAEAPSAGVVPVVVSARGALAGQAGRLAAFLEASDEPLVTVAGALICGRSRFGDRAVVVAGTRAEATAGLAALARGESAADVVTGTVAASGVPGKLVWVFPGQGSQWVGMGRELLEASPVFAARIAECAAALEPWIDWSLLDVLRGEGDLDRVDVVQPASFAVMVGLAAVWSSVGVVPDAVLGHSQGEIAAACVSGALSLQDAAKVVALRSQAIAAKLAGRGGMASVALSEEDAVARLRHWADRVEVAAVNSPSSVVIAGDAEALDQALEALTGQDIRVRRVAVDYASHTRHVEDIQEPLAEALAGIEAHAPTLPFFSTLTGDWIREAGVVDGGYWYRNLRNQVGFGPAVAELLGLGHRVFVEVSAHPVLVQAISAIADDTDAVVTGSLRREEGGLRRLLTSMAELFVRGVDVDWATMVPPARVDLPTYAFDHQHYWLRYVETATDAAGPVVRLPQTGGLVFTTEWSLKSQPWLAEHTLEDLVVVPGAALVELAVRAGDEAGTPVLDELVIETPLVVPERGAIRVQVTVSGPDDGTRTLEVHSQPEDATDEWTRHATGTLSATPDESSGFDFTAWPPPGARQLDGVPAIWRAGDEIFAEVSLPDDADAEAFGIHPALLDAALHPALPGDDGLTQPMEWRGLTLHAAGASTLRVRLVPGGFLEAADGAGSLVVTAKEVALRPVTIARSRTTTRDSLFQLNWIELPESGVVAAADDTEVLEVPAGDSPLAATSRVLERLQTWLTEPEAEQLVVVTRGAVPAGDTPVTDPAAAAVWGLVRSAQAENPDRIVLLDTDGEVPLGAVLAGGEPQVAVRGTALYVPRLARADAAPVSGLHGTVLVSGAGVLGEIVARHLVTRHGVRKLVLASRRGLDADGAKDLVTDLTGEGADVSVVACDLADRNQVAALLADHRPASVIHTAGVLDDGVIGTLTPERLAKVFAPKVDAVRHLDELTRDLDLDAFVVFSSGSGVFGSPGQGNYAAANAFLDAAMASRRAAGLPGLSLAWGLWEQATGMTAHLGGTDQARMSRGGVRPITAEEGMALFDTALGAQPALLVPVKLDLREVRAGGAVPHLLRGLVRAGRRQAQAASTVDNQLLGRLAGLGAPEQEALLVDLVRGQVAAVLGHAGPDAVRADTAFKDAGFDSLTSVDLRNRLRESTGLKLPATLAFDYPTPLVLARHLRDELGAGDDALSVVHARLEDVEALLGGLRLDESTKTGLTLRLQGLVARCNGVNDQTGGETLADRLEAASADEVLDFIDEELGLT; encoded by the coding sequence GTGGCTGACGAGGGACAACTCCGCGACTACCTCAAGCGGGCCATCGCCGACGCCCGCGACGCCCGCACGCGGCTGCGCGAGGTCGAGGAGCAGGCGCGGGAGCCGATCGCCATCGTCGCCATGGCGTGCCGGTACCCGGGCGGGGTGTCCTCGCCCGAGGACCTGTGGCGGCTGGTGGCCGAGGGGACCGACGCCGTCTCCGCGTTCCCCGGCGACCGCGGCTGGGACGTCGACGGGCTCGTCGACCCGGACCCCGACCGCCCGGGCACGACGTACACGGACCAGGGTGGCTTCCTCCACGAGGCCGGCCTCTTCGACGCGGGGTTCTTCGGGATCTCGCCGCGGGAGGCCGTCGCGATGGACCCGCAGCAGCGGCTGCTGCTGGAGACGTCCTGGGAGGCCATCGAACGCACCGGCACCGACCCGCTTTCGCTGAAGGGCAGCGACATCGGCGTCTTCACCGGCGTCGCGAGCATGGGTTACGGCGCCGGTGGCGGCGTGGTCGCGCCGGAGCTGGAGGGTTTCGTCGGCACCGGTGCGGCGCCGTGCATCGCGTCCGGCCGGGTGTCGTACGTCCTCGGCTTCGAAGGCCCGGCGGTCACCGTCGACACCGGGTGTTCGTCGTCGCTGGTGGCGATGCACCTCGCCGCGCAGGCGCTGCGGCGGGGTGAGTGCTCGATGGCTCTGGCCGGCGGCGCGATGGTGATGGCCCAGCCGGGTTCGTTCGTGTCCTTCTCGCGGCAACGCGGGCTCGCCCTGGACGGGCGCTGCAAGGCGTTTTCGGACAGCGCCGACGGGATGGGACTGGCCGAGGGCGTCGGCGTCATCGCGCTGGAACGGCTGTCGGTCGCCCGTGAGCGTGGGCACCGGGTGCTGGCCGTGCTGCGCGGTATCGCGGTGAACCAGGATGGCGCGTCGAACGGCTTGACCGCCCCGAACGGCCCGTCCCAGCAGCGGGTGATCCGCGCCGCGCTGGCCGAAGCCGGGCTGTCGCCGTCCGATGTGGACGCCGTCGAAGGGCACGGGACGGGCACGACGCTGGGCGATCCGATCGAAGCGCAGGCGTTGCTGGCCACCTACGGCAAGGGCCGGGACCCGGAGAAGCCGCTCTGGCTGGGCTCGGTGAAGTCGAACCTCGGGCACACGCAAGCGGCCGCGGGCGTGGCCAGCGTGATCAAGATGGTGCAGGCGCTGCGCCACGGCGTGCTGCCCCCGACGCTGCACGTCGACCGGCCGTCCACCGAAGTCGACTGGTCGGCCGGTGCGGTCTCGCTGTTGACGGAGGCTCGGGAGTGGCCGCGCGAAGGGCGGCCGCGCCGGGCCGGGGTGTCCTCGTTCGGGATCAGCGGGACCAACGCGCACCTCATCCTGGAGGAAGCGCCCGAGGAGGAGCCGCCCGTCGCCGAAGCGCCTTCCGCCGGAGTGGTGCCCGTGGTGGTGTCGGCTCGTGGGGCCCTGGCGGGTCAGGCCGGCCGGCTGGCCGCGTTCCTCGAGGCGTCCGACGAGCCGTTGGTGACCGTCGCCGGGGCGCTGATCTGCGGCCGGTCCCGGTTCGGCGACCGGGCCGTCGTGGTGGCGGGCACGCGCGCAGAGGCGACGGCCGGGCTGGCCGCGCTGGCCCGCGGCGAAAGCGCCGCCGACGTCGTGACCGGCACGGTCGCGGCCTCGGGCGTGCCGGGCAAGCTCGTGTGGGTGTTCCCGGGCCAGGGTTCGCAGTGGGTGGGCATGGGCCGGGAGCTCCTCGAAGCCTCGCCGGTGTTCGCCGCGCGGATCGCGGAGTGCGCGGCTGCCCTCGAACCGTGGATCGACTGGTCGCTGCTGGACGTCCTCCGTGGCGAGGGCGACCTCGACCGCGTCGACGTGGTGCAGCCCGCGAGTTTCGCGGTGATGGTCGGCCTGGCCGCGGTGTGGTCGTCCGTCGGGGTGGTGCCCGACGCGGTGCTCGGGCACTCGCAGGGGGAGATCGCGGCGGCGTGCGTGTCGGGGGCGTTGTCGCTGCAGGACGCGGCGAAGGTGGTCGCGTTGCGCAGCCAGGCGATCGCGGCGAAGCTGGCCGGCCGCGGCGGCATGGCCTCGGTCGCGCTGAGCGAGGAAGACGCGGTCGCGCGGTTGCGGCACTGGGCGGACCGGGTCGAGGTGGCCGCGGTCAACAGCCCGTCGTCGGTGGTGATCGCCGGCGACGCCGAAGCCCTCGACCAGGCCCTCGAAGCACTGACCGGCCAGGACATCCGGGTCCGGCGGGTGGCGGTGGACTACGCCTCGCACACCCGGCACGTCGAAGACATCCAGGAGCCCCTCGCCGAGGCACTGGCCGGGATCGAGGCGCACGCGCCGACCCTGCCGTTCTTCTCGACCCTCACCGGTGACTGGATTCGCGAAGCGGGCGTCGTGGACGGCGGCTACTGGTACCGGAACCTGCGCAACCAGGTCGGTTTCGGCCCGGCGGTGGCCGAGCTGCTCGGCCTCGGCCACCGGGTGTTCGTCGAGGTCAGCGCGCACCCCGTGCTCGTCCAGGCGATCAGCGCGATTGCCGACGACACCGACGCGGTCGTCACCGGCTCGCTGCGGCGCGAGGAGGGCGGCCTGCGGCGGCTGCTGACGTCGATGGCCGAGCTGTTCGTCCGCGGAGTCGACGTGGACTGGGCCACGATGGTGCCGCCAGCGCGGGTCGATTTGCCGACCTACGCCTTCGACCACCAGCACTACTGGCTGCGGTACGTCGAGACCGCGACCGACGCGGCCGGTCCGGTGGTCCGGCTGCCGCAGACGGGCGGCCTGGTCTTCACCACCGAGTGGTCGCTGAAGTCACAGCCGTGGCTGGCCGAGCACACCCTGGAAGACCTGGTCGTCGTCCCCGGCGCGGCACTGGTCGAGCTGGCCGTCCGGGCCGGTGACGAGGCCGGGACCCCGGTGCTGGACGAACTCGTCATCGAGACGCCCCTGGTCGTGCCGGAACGCGGCGCGATCCGGGTGCAGGTCACGGTGAGCGGACCGGACGACGGCACACGGACCCTGGAAGTGCATTCCCAGCCCGAAGACGCCACCGACGAATGGACCCGGCACGCCACCGGCACGCTGTCGGCGACCCCGGACGAAAGCAGCGGGTTCGACTTCACGGCCTGGCCGCCCCCGGGCGCCCGGCAGCTCGACGGCGTTCCGGCGATCTGGCGGGCCGGCGACGAGATCTTCGCCGAAGTCTCCCTGCCCGACGATGCGGACGCCGAGGCATTCGGCATCCACCCCGCGCTCCTGGACGCGGCCCTGCACCCCGCCCTGCCCGGCGATGACGGTCTGACGCAGCCCATGGAATGGCGTGGCCTGACGCTGCACGCCGCGGGGGCGTCGACGCTGCGGGTCCGGTTGGTGCCCGGCGGGTTCCTGGAAGCGGCCGACGGCGCCGGCAGCCTGGTCGTCACGGCGAAGGAGGTTGCCCTCCGCCCGGTGACGATCGCGCGGTCGCGCACCACCACCCGAGACTCGCTGTTCCAGCTGAACTGGATCGAGCTGCCCGAGAGTGGCGTGGTGGCCGCGGCAGACGACACCGAGGTGCTGGAGGTGCCCGCGGGCGATTCCCCGCTGGCGGCGACCTCCCGAGTCTTGGAGCGGCTCCAGACCTGGCTGACCGAGCCCGAGGCGGAACAGCTGGTCGTCGTGACGCGCGGCGCGGTGCCCGCCGGGGACACCCCGGTGACCGACCCGGCCGCGGCGGCGGTCTGGGGCCTGGTCCGGTCCGCGCAGGCGGAGAACCCGGACCGGATCGTCCTGCTCGACACCGACGGCGAAGTCCCGCTGGGTGCGGTGCTGGCCGGCGGCGAGCCGCAGGTCGCGGTGCGCGGCACGGCGCTGTACGTCCCGCGCCTGGCCCGCGCCGACGCGGCCCCGGTATCCGGTCTACATGGGACGGTCCTCGTCTCCGGTGCCGGTGTGCTCGGCGAGATCGTGGCGCGGCACCTGGTCACCCGCCACGGCGTGCGCAAGCTGGTGCTCGCCAGCCGCCGCGGCCTGGACGCCGACGGCGCGAAGGACCTCGTCACCGACCTCACCGGCGAGGGCGCGGACGTGTCCGTCGTCGCCTGCGACCTGGCCGATCGGAACCAGGTGGCCGCGCTGCTGGCCGACCACCGCCCGGCGAGCGTCATCCACACGGCGGGCGTCCTCGACGACGGCGTCATCGGGACGCTGACCCCGGAGCGGCTGGCCAAGGTGTTCGCGCCCAAGGTCGACGCGGTCCGCCATCTCGACGAGCTGACTCGCGACCTCGACCTCGACGCGTTCGTCGTGTTCTCCTCCGGCTCCGGCGTGTTCGGTTCGCCGGGGCAGGGCAACTACGCGGCGGCGAACGCGTTCCTGGACGCGGCGATGGCGAGCCGCCGCGCGGCGGGTCTTCCTGGTCTCTCGCTGGCGTGGGGCCTGTGGGAACAGGCCACCGGCATGACCGCGCACCTCGGCGGCACCGACCAGGCCCGGATGAGCCGGGGCGGGGTGCGGCCGATCACGGCCGAGGAAGGCATGGCCCTGTTCGACACGGCACTGGGTGCGCAGCCCGCGCTGCTCGTGCCGGTCAAGCTCGACCTGCGGGAGGTGCGGGCCGGCGGGGCCGTGCCGCACCTGCTGCGCGGGCTGGTCCGGGCCGGGCGGCGGCAGGCCCAAGCCGCGTCCACAGTGGACAACCAGCTGCTGGGCCGGCTGGCCGGGCTGGGCGCGCCCGAGCAGGAGGCGCTGCTCGTCGACCTCGTGCGCGGCCAGGTCGCGGCGGTGCTCGGGCACGCCGGGCCGGACGCGGTCCGCGCCGACACGGCGTTCAAGGACGCCGGGTTCGACTCGCTCACCTCGGTCGACCTGCGCAACCGGCTGCGGGAGAGCACCGGGCTGAAGCTGCCCGCCACGCTCGCCTTCGACTACCCGACCCCGCTGGTCCTCGCCCGGCACCTGCGTGACGAGCTCGGGGCCGGCGACGACGCGCTTTCGGTGGTGCACGCGCGGCTCGAAGACGTCGAGGCGCTGCTCGGCGGGCTGCGCCTCGACGAATCCACGAAGACCGGTCTCACCCTCCGGCTGCAGGGCCTGGTCGCCCGGTGCAACGGCGTGAACGACCAGACCGGCGGCGAAACGCTGGCGGACCGGCTCGAGGCCGCGTCCGCCGACGAAGTCCTCGACTTCATCGACGAGGAGCTGGGTCTCACCTGA